GTTATTTTCCCATTAAATCCAAAAGACCACTTCCCAATAGCAACTATAGGCGGATCATTTAACAGGGCAAATCCTGATAATATGCAAAATATCCAACTAGGAACAGCTTGGTGGCACCTAGACCACAAGGAAGGCATGATTGAGCAATTAAAGGTATTTTCAAGCGTAGGAGTCCTAGCAAAATTCATAGGTATGCTAACAGACTCAAGATCTTTCCTATCTTATCCAAGACACGAATATTTCAGAAGAATCCTCTGCAACTTCATAGGTGAATTAGTAGAAAACGGCGAATATCCAGCTGATGAAGAATTCTTAGGCAAGGTTGTGGAAGATATTTGCTATAACAATGCAAGAAAATATATAAAGATAGATTTATAAGGTAAGTTAATGTAAACAAAAACCTCTTAACAGGTATTTAATAAAGTTAAGAGGTTTTTTATTGATGCAAAATGCACTGGATTTTTAGAAAATGAGTTTATATTTTTTTATTTATTTCTTTTTAATCCTTTTATGATAAAATAAATTGTAAATCCTAGATAGGCTATATAAATAAGATAAGTAAATTCCAATGGAAAAGGGAAAGATGCTTCAGGGTGACCTAGGGCATATTTTATGAAAACTATGGCGATGAAAAGCATTCCTAGTCCTATAAATAAATATTTTTTAGAATTTCTCATGGATTAATCCTTTCAAAGTTAATTACATATTCATAAATTTCATTTTTTGAAAAAGTACTTTCTTTTTTAATTTTCTTTACGATTTCTTTAGTAGTCTTGCCATCATCAATCATTTCTTTTATTTTTTCATCAAAACTTGAAATATCATCAGTTTCTTCTTCTTTTTTACCTTCTAAAATTAAGACGAATTCACCCTTGAAAGTGATTTGATCTGGGTCTATATCTTTGATTGTGTAGGTCTTGTATTCCTCAAATTTCTTAGTTAGTTCCCTAGCAATTGTAAGCTTTCTTTCTGGAAAGATTTCTTTAAAGTCTTCGATGGTTTTTCCTAGGTTGTGGACAGAGTCGAAAATAATCGAAGTTTTTTCTTCGTTTTTTAATTTTTCGTACAATTCATTTTTTTCCTTGGATTTCTTGCCGATAAATCCATAAAAGGTAAAAGCTGACATATCCTGACCGGACCCTATGAGGGCTGTGAGTATTGAGCTTGGACCAGGAAGGATTGTGTATGATATATTATTTTCAATGCATTTTTTGATTAAAATTTCACCAGGATCAGACATTCCAGGCATACCCTGGTCGCTTATTACTCCTATTGTTATTCCTTCGCTTGCTTTTTTAATTAGCTCTTCGCTTTTGGCTTGCTCATTAAATTTGTGGTAAGAAGTAAGTGGCTTAGATATTTCATAAAAGTCTAAGAGTTTTTTAGATTCTCTAGTATCTTCACAAGCAATTAGGTCGCATGCCTTTAGGGTATTTATTGCTCTTATTGTCATGTCTTCGAGGTTGCCGATAGGTGTTGGCACAAAATATATTTGGTAATCCATTAGTCCTCCTTGTAGGTTCCATTTATTTTCCTAACCTGGTCAGTGTATTTCCCGTCCTTATAGATTATGATTGGGTCTTCGATTTTTATCCCATCTTTTGCGTTTTTTACAAATTCTATTATGATAAACTGGGGTTTGGTATCGTAGGTAGAAGATGCAAATTGTATTCTTTTCGCTTTTACATTTCCACACTTATTAAAAATTTCTACCATGCGTTCTGGTTTATGAATCATAAAAAGCTTGCCCTTATCCTTTAGGGTTTTGTTTGCAAAGGCAAAAATATCGTCAAGATTTAAATAGAGTTCTTGCCTTGAAATTAGGAATTCCTCGTCTTTATTTTTTATGTTTTGGTCAATCTTGTAGTAAGGGGGATTGCTTATAATATAATCTAGGCTGTTTTCCTTAAAATCAATCTTGTTTAGGTCTTCGTTTATTATTTCTATATTTTTAATACCGTTAAGGTCTAAATTTTCTTTTAGGATTTTTGCTTTTGCCTCTTGGATTTCTACGGCATAGACTTTTTCTAAATCGTAAAGGCCGTTTGCCATCATTGCTAAAATCCCATTACCTGACCCAATATCAAGGAGAATTTTATTTTTCTTCATCTTTGCAAAATCTCCTAATAAAATCGAGTCTATTCCAAAAGAATAGGAACCATCAACGTGGATCATTTTTAAATTTGTACGTGGAATATAATCTAATTTTCTCATATTTATATTATAACAGATATGTAAATATTGTTAAATTCAATATTGATAAAGATTTTTGCGAAAGATTTGACAAAAGGAAAACCTTATATTATAATGGAATCATAAGATAATAAAATCTTCAGGGCGGAGTGTAATTCTCCACCGGCAGTTATAGTCTGCGAGCGCAAGCCGAATCGGTGAAATTCCGATACCGACAGTTAAAGTCTGGATGGAAGAAGTGTTATAGTACTATTTTTGTATGTATTTTCTTTGAAGTCAAGTCCCTGAAAGGGGACTTTTTTTAGTCCCCAAAAAGGAAGTGATAGATTGAATTATGAAAAATTGATGAGAGAGTGCTTTGCCTTAGCAGAAAAGGGTGCGGGAAAGGTTCTCACAAACCCAATGGTGGGTGCTATCTTAATTAAAGATGGAGAGATAATTTCAAAAGGCTACCATCACGGTTTTGGCAAGGACCACGCAGAAGTTAATTGCTTTAAAAATGCTAAAGTTGATGTAAGTGGAGCTACAATGGTAGTAAACCTTGAACCATGTTCCCATTTTGGGAAAAATCCACCTTGCGTAGATGAAGTGATCAGGCAAGGAGTAAAAAAAGTTGTAATCTCAAACCTTGATACAAATCCAAAGGTAGATAGTATTCAAAAAATGAGAGATGCTGGTATTGAGGTTATTATGGAAGTTCTTGAAGAAGAGGGAAGGCTTTTAAATGAGAAGTTTTTCTTCAATATGAAATATCATAGACCCTTGATAAGTCTAAAGTATGCCATGAGCCTTGATGGAAAAATAGCCACAAAAGACTATGATTCAAAATGGATTAGTGGGGAAGAGTCAAGAAATTTTGTCCACAAGCTAAGAAATGACTACGATGCAATCCTTATCGGGAAAAATACTCTTATAAAGGATAATGCAAAATTAAATTGCAGGCTAGATGGAGGTGTGGACCCTGTTAGAATTATTTTAGCAAATGACTTAGACTTTGATGAAAATCTTGAAATTTTTAAGCTAGATTCTGATAAAGATACT
This genomic window from Anaerococcus murdochii contains:
- the rsmI gene encoding 16S rRNA (cytidine(1402)-2'-O)-methyltransferase yields the protein MDYQIYFVPTPIGNLEDMTIRAINTLKACDLIACEDTRESKKLLDFYEISKPLTSYHKFNEQAKSEELIKKASEGITIGVISDQGMPGMSDPGEILIKKCIENNISYTILPGPSSILTALIGSGQDMSAFTFYGFIGKKSKEKNELYEKLKNEEKTSIIFDSVHNLGKTIEDFKEIFPERKLTIARELTKKFEEYKTYTIKDIDPDQITFKGEFVLILEGKKEEETDDISSFDEKIKEMIDDGKTTKEIVKKIKKESTFSKNEIYEYVINFERINP
- a CDS encoding tRNA1(Val) (adenine(37)-N6)-methyltransferase produces the protein MRKLDYIPRTNLKMIHVDGSYSFGIDSILLGDFAKMKKNKILLDIGSGNGILAMMANGLYDLEKVYAVEIQEAKAKILKENLDLNGIKNIEIINEDLNKIDFKENSLDYIISNPPYYKIDQNIKNKDEEFLISRQELYLNLDDIFAFANKTLKDKGKLFMIHKPERMVEIFNKCGNVKAKRIQFASSTYDTKPQFIIIEFVKNAKDGIKIEDPIIIYKDGKYTDQVRKINGTYKED
- the ribD gene encoding bifunctional diaminohydroxyphosphoribosylaminopyrimidine deaminase/5-amino-6-(5-phosphoribosylamino)uracil reductase RibD: MNYEKLMRECFALAEKGAGKVLTNPMVGAILIKDGEIISKGYHHGFGKDHAEVNCFKNAKVDVSGATMVVNLEPCSHFGKNPPCVDEVIRQGVKKVVISNLDTNPKVDSIQKMRDAGIEVIMEVLEEEGRLLNEKFFFNMKYHRPLISLKYAMSLDGKIATKDYDSKWISGEESRNFVHKLRNDYDAILIGKNTLIKDNAKLNCRLDGGVDPVRIILANDLDFDENLEIFKLDSDKDTIIATTSDKDLEVNAKILLCKEKNGQVDLEDLLDKLYQMNISSVLVEGGSLVNTSFLENDLVDKIYEFIAPIVVGGKDSRSAFLGQGVSEIKDAEKFEIANLERFGEDIMVEVNNVYRNIN